Proteins encoded together in one Tissierellales bacterium window:
- a CDS encoding ABC transporter permease: MSNEKSQEHKEYIKRVKRRKKVVFITQIIIFVFILGLWELAARFSWIDSFLTSYPSEIWKLFISYSKDGNLHYHVGISVFETIIGFLAGTLLGVLIAIGLWWSDFWAKVLDPYLVVLNSLPKTALAPIIILWVGAGYSGIIVTAISISIVITIMNVYISFISVDEDKVRLLETFGATKFQILRKVVLPYSVPAIISTLKVNIGLSWVGVIVGEFLVSKAGIGYLIVYGGQVFKLDLVMMSVFILAIISALMYKLIALLENKYLKWLE, encoded by the coding sequence ATGTCTAATGAAAAGTCGCAAGAACATAAGGAGTATATAAAAAGAGTTAAAAGACGAAAAAAAGTAGTTTTCATAACTCAAATTATTATATTTGTTTTCATCTTAGGACTATGGGAATTAGCTGCTAGATTTAGTTGGATAGACTCTTTTTTAACTAGTTATCCATCGGAAATTTGGAAACTTTTTATTAGTTACTCCAAGGACGGAAATTTGCATTATCATGTAGGTATTTCCGTTTTTGAAACCATAATTGGTTTTTTGGCTGGCACCTTATTAGGGGTTTTAATAGCTATAGGTCTTTGGTGGTCTGATTTTTGGGCAAAGGTATTAGACCCTTATTTAGTAGTATTAAACAGTCTACCCAAGACAGCCCTAGCTCCTATTATTATATTATGGGTAGGTGCTGGTTATTCAGGTATTATTGTAACTGCAATCTCTATTAGTATAGTTATTACTATAATGAACGTTTATATAAGTTTCATTAGTGTAGATGAAGATAAAGTTCGACTACTTGAAACTTTCGGCGCTACTAAATTTCAAATACTAAGAAAGGTAGTCCTACCTTATAGTGTACCAGCTATAATTAGTACTTTAAAAGTAAATATTGGCCTCTCTTGGGTTGGAGTTATAGTAGGTGAATTTTTAGTATCTAAGGCCGGAATAGGATATTTAATCGTCTATGGTGGCCAAGTGTTTAAATTAGATTTAGTCATGATGAGTGTATTTATTTTAGCTATAATCTCTGCATTAATGTATAAATTAATAGCTTTATTAGAAAATAAATATTTAAAATGGCTAGAATAA
- a CDS encoding DUF1667 domain-containing protein → MNEIQKTCICCPIGCELTIKKDDSIPSGYSVKGHSCRRGKEYAIKEMTEPNRVITGTIKIKKSHISRLPVKTSEPIPNNKIKEVLNSFNSIEVSAPIKRGEVVYKGLLNGNIDLIALRKA, encoded by the coding sequence ATGAATGAAATTCAAAAAACTTGTATATGTTGTCCTATAGGCTGTGAATTAACAATAAAAAAAGATGATAGCATACCTTCTGGATATTCTGTTAAAGGACATAGCTGTAGAAGGGGAAAAGAATATGCTATAAAAGAAATGACTGAACCTAATAGAGTTATTACTGGAACTATTAAAATAAAAAAATCCCATATTAGTCGATTACCAGTAAAAACTAGTGAACCTATTCCTAATAATAAAATTAAAGAGGTTTTAAATTCTTTCAATTCTATTGAAGTTTCAGCCCCTATAAAAAGAGGAGAAGTGGTTTATAAGGGCCTATTAAATGGTAATATTGATCTTATAGCTTTAAGAAAAGCTTAG